The following are from one region of the Actinopolyspora halophila DSM 43834 genome:
- a CDS encoding DUF3558 domain-containing protein, with product MRHKLALTSAALSAVALLAGCGSGAGTTDTSEQPSSSSVNMHGAPKVQEPLDTEEFQQKPCSVLEKGQIETLDMQQWESEVDKEATGGPSCSWQYMGGPPDYTVSSTGVTFMVNGDGLKNTYFRRGQGVFEYFRELEPIAGQPAVAAGSSASTPEQEGTCEVEVGVTDSLTFLTQVQLGEGSPYAGDPCGRARDVATEVVKTLKAGA from the coding sequence GTGCGACACAAGCTTGCCCTGACGAGTGCCGCGCTGTCGGCGGTGGCCCTGCTGGCCGGGTGCGGTTCGGGCGCGGGCACCACGGACACCTCGGAGCAGCCGTCGTCCTCTTCGGTGAACATGCACGGTGCTCCGAAGGTGCAGGAACCCTTGGATACCGAGGAGTTCCAGCAGAAGCCGTGCAGTGTTCTCGAAAAGGGACAGATCGAGACCCTGGACATGCAGCAATGGGAGTCCGAAGTGGATAAGGAAGCCACGGGAGGACCAAGCTGCAGTTGGCAGTACATGGGTGGGCCACCGGACTACACGGTTTCCAGTACTGGTGTGACCTTCATGGTCAACGGGGACGGGCTGAAGAATACTTACTTCAGGCGCGGACAAGGCGTTTTCGAATACTTCCGGGAACTGGAACCAATCGCTGGGCAACCGGCTGTCGCGGCGGGTAGCTCGGCTAGTACGCCAGAGCAGGAAGGAACCTGCGAGGTCGAGGTCGGCGTTACCGACAGCTTGACCTTCCTCACTCAGGTTCAGCTCGGCGAAGGCTCGCCCTACGCGGGCGATCCGTGCGGGCGTGCCCGTGACGTGGCGACCGAGGTCGTGAAGACGCTGAAGGCGGGTGCCTGA
- a CDS encoding DUF397 domain-containing protein, whose protein sequence is MNELKWRRSRRSEQYNCVEVALVSDGALVRDSKAPDEAHVEVSVDQWRRFLAQVSTGRYDT, encoded by the coding sequence ATGAATGAGCTGAAATGGCGCAGGAGCAGGCGCTCCGAGCAGTACAACTGCGTGGAGGTGGCGTTGGTCTCGGACGGGGCGCTGGTGCGGGACTCCAAGGCTCCGGACGAGGCGCACGTCGAAGTGTCGGTGGATCAATGGCGCCGGTTCCTCGCGCAGGTCAGCACGGGTCGTTACGACACCTGA
- a CDS encoding helix-turn-helix domain-containing protein, translating to MKQAERLRQVGIGLQLKSLRKRSGMTTRSVASSLGVSSATINRNEQGQRVPDREEASALCALYGVTGDEKRELIERIGETSETASWLATGHLPDQLASLMVLEREAVAITDVQVALIPGLVQTADYARLVLGSPAAGDEDLERRISTRLGRQAVLSRPSGPEVSFFIEEGALHRSLGNSRIMREQLDYLLTVQRRDNVSVRVVPARARESPAQGGPFSMYELADGNPYVFVEARSLGVFITEATDVEPFVKVCRTLESCALDEAASNELIAGIAEGLTDE from the coding sequence ATGAAACAAGCGGAACGACTACGTCAGGTCGGGATCGGCCTGCAACTGAAGAGCCTGCGAAAAAGGAGCGGAATGACCACCCGATCGGTGGCGTCTTCGCTCGGAGTCTCCTCCGCGACGATCAACCGCAACGAACAAGGCCAGCGGGTGCCCGACAGGGAGGAAGCGAGCGCGCTGTGCGCGTTGTACGGAGTGACCGGAGACGAGAAGCGCGAGCTCATCGAGCGGATCGGGGAGACCTCCGAGACCGCCTCGTGGCTGGCCACCGGGCACCTGCCCGATCAGCTGGCGAGCCTCATGGTGTTGGAGCGGGAAGCCGTCGCGATCACCGATGTGCAGGTGGCGCTGATACCGGGACTGGTGCAGACGGCGGACTACGCGCGCCTGGTGCTGGGGTCCCCCGCCGCGGGTGACGAAGACCTCGAACGCAGGATCTCGACCCGGCTGGGAAGGCAGGCTGTCCTGTCCCGCCCCTCGGGACCGGAAGTGTCGTTCTTCATCGAAGAGGGGGCGCTGCATCGGAGCCTGGGAAACTCGCGAATCATGCGTGAGCAGCTGGACTACCTGCTGACGGTTCAGCGGCGGGACAACGTCAGCGTGCGTGTGGTCCCAGCCAGGGCTCGGGAGAGCCCGGCCCAGGGCGGTCCCTTTTCCATGTACGAGCTGGCGGACGGAAACCCGTACGTGTTCGTGGAAGCTCGTAGCCTCGGCGTCTTCATCACTGAAGCTACCGATGTCGAACCGTTTGTGAAAGTGTGTCGCACGTTGGAGAGCTGTGCTTTGGATGAGGCCGCCTCCAACGAACTGATCGCGGGAATCGCGGAAGGGCTCACCGATGAATGA
- a CDS encoding diacylglycerol kinase has product MRDISLLVNPASGKGRARGAARRAVDRLRRAGASVTELVGADAAHALRLAEHAVASGTEALVVCGGDGIMNTALRAAVGTATPIGLIPAGTGNDYARMLGIHGSDPETAARVVLDGGTRALDAGRCGEHWFGTVLAGGFDARVNERTNRMSWPRGEWRYNLAVLAELARLRPLDYVLELDGRSWHTSAVLVAVGNGPSYGGGMRICPDAVPDDGLLDVTVIGPVAARRLIRVLPTVYSGKHVEYSQVSTFRARRVSLSVPGVTAYADGDPLAAAPWDVECVPRAVNVLVSG; this is encoded by the coding sequence GTGCGCGACATCTCCTTACTCGTCAATCCGGCCTCCGGTAAGGGGCGGGCTCGCGGGGCGGCCCGCCGCGCGGTCGACCGGCTGCGTCGTGCCGGGGCGTCCGTCACCGAACTGGTGGGCGCCGACGCGGCGCACGCGCTGCGGCTGGCCGAGCACGCCGTGGCGAGCGGTACCGAAGCGTTGGTCGTCTGCGGTGGCGACGGGATCATGAACACGGCGCTGCGAGCAGCGGTCGGTACCGCCACGCCGATCGGACTGATCCCGGCGGGCACCGGCAATGACTACGCCCGCATGTTGGGGATCCACGGCAGTGATCCGGAGACGGCCGCGCGCGTGGTGCTGGACGGTGGAACCAGGGCGCTCGACGCGGGGCGCTGCGGCGAGCACTGGTTCGGCACCGTGCTGGCGGGCGGGTTCGACGCCAGGGTCAACGAGCGCACCAACCGCATGTCCTGGCCGCGTGGTGAATGGCGCTACAACCTGGCGGTGCTCGCCGAGCTCGCCAGGCTGCGGCCGTTGGACTACGTGCTGGAGCTGGACGGTAGGTCGTGGCACACCAGCGCGGTGCTGGTGGCGGTCGGCAACGGTCCCAGTTATGGGGGAGGGATGCGGATCTGCCCGGACGCCGTGCCCGACGACGGGCTGCTCGACGTGACCGTGATCGGCCCGGTCGCGGCCCGGCGGCTGATCCGCGTCCTGCCCACGGTCTACAGTGGAAAGCACGTGGAGTACTCCCAGGTGAGCACCTTCAGAGCTCGGAGGGTCTCGTTGTCCGTTCCGGGAGTGACCGCCTATGCGGACGGGGATCCGCTGGCCGCGGCGCCGTGGGACGTGGAGTGCGTGCCGCGCGCGGTCAACGTCCTGGTGTCCGGCTGA
- a CDS encoding FAD-binding oxidoreductase — protein sequence MSVPHSRTPTPAWNAWGSTEDASPLDESLRTLLEEGLGVHRRDTPPVDENEVRLRDSELPAEARSELEGIVGACRVRTDDHTRLRHAGGKSTPDLLRRRSGDAEVADAVVFPGEHEEVENVLRSCSRHGIAVTAFGGGTSVVGGVQPRRDGFAAVVTLDLARLDGLLRLDSESGTATLQAGLRGPEVEELLGAHGYSLGHFPQSFEYATIGGFAATRSSGQASAGYGRFDDMVVDLRVATPRGTLGPGRAPASAAGPDLRQLLLGSEGTLGVITEVTVRIHPKPAEKHHEAWSFPDFGAGSAALRELAQTGALPTVARLSDEVETGLNLSSAEVGAGAASDGCLLITTYEGSAEHVAARHAETAELLRAAGGTPLGADPAISWEKGRFHAPYLRDALLDVNALAETLETATSWSNLHATHTAVRDALTESLTEQGTPPLVMCHASHVYPTGASLYFTVACARGPEPVEQWRRAKRAATEAIATAGATITHHHAVGLDHREWMSAEVGDLGVEVLRAVKSAVDPGGVLNPGKLIPPE from the coding sequence ATGTCCGTACCGCACAGCCGTACCCCGACCCCGGCGTGGAACGCCTGGGGCAGCACGGAGGACGCGAGCCCGCTGGACGAGAGCCTGCGCACGTTGCTGGAGGAAGGACTGGGGGTGCACCGGCGCGACACGCCCCCGGTCGACGAGAACGAGGTGCGGCTACGGGACTCGGAGCTGCCCGCCGAGGCGCGCTCCGAGCTCGAGGGGATCGTCGGCGCTTGCCGGGTCAGGACCGACGATCACACGCGGCTGCGGCACGCGGGCGGCAAGAGCACCCCGGACCTGCTGCGGCGCCGCTCCGGGGACGCCGAGGTCGCCGATGCCGTCGTCTTCCCGGGCGAGCACGAGGAAGTCGAGAACGTGCTGCGCAGCTGCTCCCGCCACGGCATCGCCGTAACGGCCTTCGGCGGGGGAACCAGCGTGGTCGGCGGGGTCCAACCGCGGCGCGACGGATTCGCCGCCGTGGTCACCCTGGACCTCGCGCGGCTGGACGGGTTGCTGCGGTTGGACTCCGAGTCCGGCACGGCGACGCTGCAGGCGGGCCTGCGCGGTCCCGAGGTCGAGGAGCTGCTCGGCGCGCACGGGTATTCGCTCGGCCACTTCCCGCAGAGCTTCGAGTACGCCACCATCGGTGGTTTCGCGGCGACCAGGTCCTCGGGGCAGGCCTCGGCGGGATACGGGCGGTTCGACGACATGGTCGTCGACCTGAGAGTCGCCACCCCGCGTGGAACCCTCGGGCCGGGCCGGGCGCCCGCCTCGGCGGCAGGACCGGACCTGCGGCAGCTGCTGCTCGGTTCGGAGGGAACGCTCGGGGTGATCACGGAGGTGACGGTGCGGATACACCCGAAGCCCGCCGAGAAGCACCACGAGGCGTGGTCCTTTCCCGACTTCGGCGCCGGATCGGCCGCGTTGCGCGAACTCGCGCAGACCGGGGCACTGCCCACCGTGGCCCGCCTGTCCGACGAGGTGGAGACCGGGCTCAACCTGTCCTCGGCCGAAGTGGGGGCCGGGGCGGCCTCGGACGGTTGTCTGCTGATCACCACCTACGAGGGAAGTGCCGAGCACGTGGCCGCGCGGCACGCCGAGACGGCGGAGCTGCTGCGCGCGGCCGGGGGGACCCCGCTCGGCGCGGATCCGGCGATCTCCTGGGAGAAGGGCCGGTTCCACGCGCCCTACCTGCGCGATGCGCTGCTGGACGTCAACGCGCTGGCCGAGACCCTGGAGACCGCGACGAGCTGGTCGAACCTGCACGCCACCCACACCGCGGTGCGGGACGCGCTGACGGAGTCCCTCACCGAGCAGGGGACGCCGCCGCTGGTCATGTGCCACGCTTCGCACGTCTATCCGACCGGTGCCTCGTTGTACTTCACCGTGGCCTGTGCGCGTGGCCCGGAGCCCGTCGAGCAGTGGCGGCGGGCCAAGCGGGCCGCGACCGAGGCGATCGCGACGGCCGGGGCCACGATCACGCACCATCACGCGGTCGGTCTGGACCACAGGGAGTGGATGAGCGCGGAAGTCGGTGACCTCGGAGTGGAGGTGCTGCGCGCGGTCAAGTCCGCTGTGGACCCCGGAGGGGTGCTCAACCCCGGCAAACTCATTCCTCCGGAATGA
- a CDS encoding TetR/AcrR family transcriptional regulator: MTSSRNEDAILDAARDCVLAVGMRRTTLTEVARRAGVSRPTVYRHWQDVRSLTADLLTRELRSLLPGDAGGAGDARVRGVDRIVSTVAAVREHPLLHKILETDPELLITYTFDRIGTSQREILEVFASAIREGQQDGSITDGDPEELAAMLLLVTQSAVLSPRIVADQLPADRLDEQLRSMLESYLRPADSPAKG; the protein is encoded by the coding sequence ATGACGTCAAGTCGTAACGAAGATGCCATCCTGGACGCGGCGCGCGACTGCGTCCTGGCCGTCGGGATGCGGCGTACGACGCTGACCGAGGTGGCCCGGCGCGCCGGGGTGAGCAGGCCGACCGTCTACCGGCACTGGCAGGACGTGCGCTCGCTGACGGCCGACCTGCTGACCCGGGAACTCCGCTCGCTGCTTCCGGGGGACGCCGGGGGCGCGGGCGACGCGCGGGTGCGCGGCGTGGACCGGATCGTGAGCACCGTCGCGGCCGTGCGCGAGCACCCGCTGCTGCACAAGATCCTGGAGACCGACCCGGAGCTGCTGATCACCTACACCTTCGACCGGATCGGCACCAGTCAGCGGGAGATCCTGGAGGTGTTCGCCTCGGCGATACGGGAGGGCCAACAGGACGGCTCGATCACCGACGGGGATCCCGAGGAGCTCGCGGCGATGCTGCTGCTGGTCACGCAGTCCGCCGTGCTCTCCCCGCGCATCGTGGCCGACCAGCTGCCCGCCGACCGCCTGGACGAACAGCTGCGGTCGATGCTCGAGAGCTACCTGCGTCCCGCCGACTCCCCCGCGAAGGGATGA
- a CDS encoding glycerol-3-phosphate dehydrogenase/oxidase → MRDTSLNAARRNRELSELAESGRVDLLVVGGGITGTGVALDAASRGLSVVLAEKHDLAFGTSRWSSKLVHGGLRYLASGDVGVAHESAVERGILMHTTAPHLTRPLPQLVPLLPETSTPRAALVRAGFLAGDALRVAARTGSAALPGSRRIGAAETLRMAPPVRHERLRGGLLAWDGQLTDDARLVTAVARTAAGHGARVLTRCAAEDVTGRGAVLRDRIGGETVPVRARAVVNAAGVWAGDIAPELTLRPSQGTHLVVPADSLPGLEAGLTVPVPGTTNRFVFALPADNGRIHIGLTDEEAPEPVPDVPEAAAHEVDFLLETINTVLTEPLSSADVLDTYSGLRPLLDGGAGGSADLSRSHAVLPGDSGVLSVVGGKLTTYRRMAADSVDAAVRHAGIAAGACRTKRLPLVGAADRARLSRVPAPHRLIGRYGTEAAAVLEQAAGDPAAAEPVAEGLSVTPAELRFAVRHEGALDVDDLLDRRTRVGVVARDRAAALPAAREALG, encoded by the coding sequence ATGCGCGACACTTCGCTCAACGCCGCCCGCAGGAACCGGGAACTGTCCGAACTGGCCGAGAGCGGGCGAGTGGACCTGCTGGTGGTGGGTGGCGGGATCACCGGGACGGGAGTGGCGCTCGACGCCGCGTCCCGGGGACTGTCGGTGGTGCTGGCCGAGAAGCACGACCTGGCCTTCGGCACCAGCAGGTGGAGTTCCAAACTGGTCCACGGTGGACTGCGGTACCTGGCCTCCGGCGACGTCGGCGTGGCCCACGAGAGCGCCGTGGAGCGCGGAATCCTGATGCACACCACCGCGCCGCATCTGACGCGCCCGCTGCCGCAACTGGTACCGCTGCTTCCCGAGACGAGCACGCCGCGGGCCGCGCTGGTGCGTGCGGGCTTCCTCGCCGGGGACGCGCTGCGCGTGGCGGCGCGGACCGGCTCCGCGGCGCTGCCCGGTTCCCGCAGGATCGGCGCGGCCGAGACCCTGCGCATGGCGCCGCCGGTTCGGCACGAGCGGCTGCGCGGCGGGCTGCTGGCCTGGGACGGGCAGCTCACCGACGACGCCAGGCTGGTCACCGCGGTCGCGCGCACCGCCGCCGGGCACGGAGCCAGGGTGCTCACTCGCTGCGCCGCGGAGGACGTCACCGGGCGGGGGGCCGTGCTGCGCGACCGGATCGGCGGGGAGACCGTTCCCGTCCGGGCCCGCGCCGTGGTCAACGCGGCCGGAGTTTGGGCGGGCGACATCGCCCCCGAGCTCACGTTGCGTCCCAGCCAGGGGACGCACCTGGTGGTCCCGGCCGACTCGCTGCCCGGACTCGAAGCGGGACTGACGGTCCCGGTGCCGGGCACGACCAACCGATTCGTCTTCGCGCTGCCCGCGGACAACGGGAGGATCCACATAGGACTGACCGACGAGGAGGCGCCGGAGCCGGTACCGGACGTTCCGGAGGCCGCGGCGCACGAGGTGGACTTCCTGCTGGAGACGATCAACACCGTGCTGACCGAGCCGCTGAGTTCCGCCGACGTGCTCGACACCTACTCGGGGTTGCGTCCGCTGCTGGACGGCGGCGCGGGTGGCAGTGCCGATCTGTCCCGGAGCCACGCGGTGCTGCCCGGGGACAGCGGTGTGCTCAGCGTGGTCGGCGGCAAGCTGACCACCTATCGCCGCATGGCCGCCGACTCGGTGGACGCGGCCGTCCGGCACGCCGGGATCGCGGCGGGAGCGTGTCGCACCAAACGGCTGCCGCTGGTGGGAGCAGCCGACCGGGCGCGACTGTCGCGGGTGCCAGCACCCCACCGCCTCATCGGCCGGTACGGCACCGAGGCCGCCGCCGTGCTCGAACAGGCCGCGGGAGATCCGGCGGCGGCGGAACCGGTGGCCGAGGGCTTGTCGGTCACCCCCGCCGAGCTGCGCTTCGCCGTGCGGCACGAGGGCGCGCTGGACGTCGACGACCTGCTCGACCGCAGGACCCGCGTCGGGGTGGTGGCCCGTGACCGAGCGGCAGCGCTGCCCGCCGCTCGGGAGGCGCTGGGGTGA
- a CDS encoding toll/interleukin-1 receptor domain-containing protein encodes MADIFVNYRNEDGHDAAVAVERELSRRFGDEKVFRASKSIRPGEDFRGALTRGSSGARVLLVLIGDRWLSMRDAEGNVLLDKEEDWTRAEILNALESGARVIPVMCGRSLPRLSASDLPPALTPLADCQSLRYDSGNAEHDLAKIAHALVELVPGLEDRTVRKKTEGTGTHNSADNATAGQVVQGGDIRQENRTNIGTVHGSVHSGDGPQYNNTFNGDGTNYVAGSNHGGISQSFGRKSERERDN; translated from the coding sequence GTGGCGGACATCTTCGTCAACTACCGGAACGAGGACGGTCACGACGCCGCAGTCGCCGTCGAGCGGGAGCTCTCCCGGCGGTTCGGCGACGAGAAGGTCTTCCGTGCCAGCAAGTCGATTCGGCCCGGTGAGGACTTCCGTGGTGCGTTGACGCGGGGTTCCAGCGGTGCTCGGGTGCTGCTGGTGCTCATCGGCGATCGTTGGCTCTCCATGCGTGACGCGGAGGGCAACGTGCTGCTGGACAAGGAGGAAGACTGGACCCGTGCCGAGATCCTCAACGCGCTGGAGTCCGGTGCCCGGGTGATCCCGGTGATGTGCGGGCGGAGCCTGCCTCGACTCTCCGCGTCCGATCTTCCTCCTGCGCTGACGCCGCTGGCGGACTGCCAGTCGCTGCGCTACGACAGCGGGAACGCCGAGCACGATCTGGCCAAGATCGCCCACGCGCTCGTCGAACTCGTTCCGGGACTCGAGGACCGAACGGTTCGGAAGAAGACGGAAGGGACGGGTACGCACAACTCGGCCGACAACGCGACCGCTGGGCAGGTGGTGCAGGGCGGTGACATCCGTCAGGAGAACCGGACCAACATCGGCACGGTCCACGGCAGCGTGCACAGCGGCGACGGTCCTCAGTACAACAACACTTTCAACGGCGACGGGACCAACTACGTGGCCGGGTCCAACCACGGCGGAATCAGTCAGAGCTTCGGCAGGAAGAGCGAACGCGAGCGTGACAATTGA
- a CDS encoding helix-turn-helix domain-containing protein codes for MSEQCRLFGTELRRARIAAGLSLSELAGRVHYSKGYLSKVETGRKQPLPAVARLCDNELGAGGELTELLPEPSSEAPPRSEENGEMWFMGSTRDGTSFRTVNRRGLLAAGAASAVYLGSRASSGSAMEERSLETFRTMFGQFRELGQTTSHAVVLPALTAHAHTLRELAAYATSRNREGILALGSRYAEYAGWMAQEAGEERTALWWTDRAAEMAEAAGDHGSANHTWVRHALFALYRNDARRTIELAQQAGDSRTPPRLRASALQREAQGHALVGDHASCMRSLDRAREAHSVAEPNTALALGTTNLVDPVAMVTGWCLHDLGRPGEASSVLDHEIQRVPVHAARSRARYGVRRALSHAAAGNVEHACAITERVLDTVDAVESATVTTDLRRLDRTLARFRGNPSVKDLTPRLTQSLRVRTG; via the coding sequence GTGAGTGAGCAATGCAGACTGTTCGGCACGGAGCTTCGACGGGCGCGTATCGCAGCTGGGCTCTCCCTGTCCGAATTGGCCGGACGGGTGCACTACAGCAAGGGGTATCTGAGCAAGGTCGAAACCGGCCGCAAGCAACCGCTACCAGCGGTCGCGCGACTCTGCGACAACGAGCTCGGAGCCGGTGGGGAGCTGACCGAGCTGCTTCCGGAGCCCTCGTCCGAAGCACCACCGCGATCGGAGGAGAACGGTGAGATGTGGTTTATGGGATCCACCCGGGACGGCACGAGTTTCCGGACCGTGAATCGCCGCGGTCTGCTGGCAGCGGGGGCGGCTTCGGCCGTGTACCTCGGTTCGCGGGCGAGCAGTGGCTCGGCGATGGAGGAGAGGTCGCTGGAGACCTTTCGGACGATGTTCGGCCAGTTTCGCGAGCTGGGGCAGACAACCAGCCACGCCGTGGTGCTACCCGCCCTCACCGCGCACGCGCACACCCTGCGTGAGCTGGCCGCGTACGCCACTTCCCGAAACCGGGAGGGCATTCTGGCTCTCGGCTCCCGCTACGCCGAGTACGCGGGGTGGATGGCCCAGGAAGCCGGTGAGGAACGAACAGCCCTGTGGTGGACCGACCGCGCGGCCGAGATGGCGGAGGCCGCAGGAGACCACGGCTCGGCGAACCACACGTGGGTGCGTCACGCGCTGTTCGCGCTCTACCGAAACGACGCGCGGCGGACGATCGAGTTGGCCCAGCAGGCCGGGGACAGTCGTACTCCGCCCCGCCTCCGCGCGTCGGCCCTGCAACGCGAGGCGCAGGGACACGCCCTGGTCGGCGATCACGCCTCCTGCATGCGGAGCCTGGATCGTGCACGTGAGGCGCACAGCGTCGCCGAACCGAACACCGCTCTGGCGCTGGGAACCACGAATCTGGTGGATCCCGTAGCGATGGTGACCGGTTGGTGTCTGCACGATCTCGGGCGTCCTGGTGAGGCGAGTTCGGTGCTGGACCACGAGATCCAACGTGTACCCGTGCACGCCGCGCGTTCCCGAGCCCGTTACGGGGTTCGCCGCGCCCTCTCCCACGCGGCGGCGGGCAATGTCGAGCACGCCTGCGCGATCACCGAGCGGGTGCTCGACACCGTCGACGCGGTCGAGTCGGCGACCGTGACCACCGACCTGCGGCGGCTGGACCGCACGCTCGCCCGGTTCCGCGGGAACCCTTCGGTGAAGGACCTGACCCCGCGCCTGACCCAGTCGCTGCGCGTTCGCACCGGCTGA